In Puniceicoccus vermicola, the genomic stretch CCATCCGCAAAGGTTTGGAGGAGCTGGGGCTCTCGCCGGAGGTTGGGCAGCATCCTCATCTCTTGCGGCTTTCCAACGTGCAGCACCTTCGCACACCCATCTCGGGAGTTCTTCAGCCGGAACGGGCGCTTCTGGATTTCACGGAGCGCCTCCATCCCACTCCCGCTGTCGGCGGAGTCCCGCGGAATGCGGCCGTGGAACTGATCCAAGAACTCGAACCCTTTAGTCGTGGCCTCTATACCGGATTCCTCGGCTGGCAAAAGCCGGGAGGCGAGGGGGAGGCAGTGGTCGCCCTCAGAACCGCGAGAATGGAAGGCAAAACCGCCCGACTTTATGCAGGAGGAGGAATTGTCGAAGGGTCGGATCCGGATCAAGAGTTGAAAGAGACCGAGTTCAAGCTCCTCGCGATGGCTCATGCACTCGGAGCAGATCTCTAGAGTGCGGTTTTGGGCGCGATTGGGCACTTTTATCTCAAGAAGATCATCATCAGGATTGGCTGAGAGGGGCGGGAATCCGGTCTCGAAGATGATTTGCTCCGCCTCCCACTATAACGATAACGATTGATGTCAAAAAGACATGCTAATAGTTTTTAAAATGTTAGTATTCGGGGCCTTCGGGGAATTCGTTGACTTGCTCCGTGACAAAAGCATCCTCTTATTTGAAGTGACTCATGACAACAGATAGAGCGGAAACCAGTAAGACTCCCTCTCGGTTGAAGGGCTATTGGTCATGGGATCTGGTCAATGACCATATCCGATGTTCTCCGACCTGTCTGAAGATTTTTGGCTACGGACCGGAGAGAGCGGTTCAGTCGATGGCTGAGGCTGAGAAATTGATCCATGAGGAGGATATTGATCGCTATCGGGAAAACCTCCGAGCTCACTTCGAAGAGGGGCGCCCTTACCAGATTCATATGCGGCTGCTCACGGGTTCCGGCAATTACATCAAGGCGATTTCGCAAGGGGAGGCTGTGCGCGACGCCGATGGCAAAGCGGTGGAGATGGCGGGAACTTTGTCCGCGTTTGACCCGACGGATCTTTGCGATGGAGATCCCAAGGTCGGGACCTTGGATTGCACGGAAATTATTACGGAAATCGGGGAGATCGCCCGAGTTGGCTGGTGGGAAAACGACTTTACCACCAATCGGGTATTTTGGTCTGAACAGGTGAAGAAGATTCATGGGGTTCCGATTGACTTTTCCCCGACGTATCTCGAAGCGACTGAGTTCATGATTGAAGAGGATCGGGCGCAATTCTTCGATCTCGTTTCGGACGCCAGGAAGAAACTTCAAAGCTATGATTTCGTCGCCCGAATTCAGACGAAGGACGGGAAGATTCGGTGGCTGCGTTCGATCGGGAAGCCGATTGTGGAGAAAGGCATCTGTGTCGGTATGCGGGGCGTCTGCCAGGACGTGACCAAGGAGAAGGTCGCGGAGCAGAAGGCCAAGGAAAAAGATGACCGCTTGAAACGCGCCTTATCCTTCGCCCAGACTGGAATTTTTGAGTGGAATCTCCGGACCGATGAAGTTCATTGGGATCGGGGTTGTTGCCTGATCAATGGGATCGATGCGGATGAGATGCGTCTCCCGATCCAGAAGATTCGATCGAAAGTCCACGAAGACGATCTTGAGCGATTCGAGGAGGCGATCGGCTCGCTGAAGAACGTAGGGGATCAGTTCACTATGGAGCATCGGATCATCGGAATCGATGGTGTGGTCCGATGGGTCTTTGTTCGGGCCGAAATCGTGGAGTCTCCCGGCGGAGTTTGGCGCTTAGTCGGGATGGCCATCGATATCACCGAGCGCCAAAAAGCGAAGGAGGATTTGGTTCAGGCCAAGGAAAGAGCCGATCGGGCGAATCGTGCGAAGTCGGAGTTCCTCGCGATGATGAATCACGAACTGCGTACGCCGCTGAGCACGATTATCGGCCCCTGCGAGCTCGCGCTGCAGATTGCTGAAGATCCGGAAATCCGAAGATTCCTGGAATTGTCGATGGAGTCGGGACGCCACCTTTTGGATTTGATCAACCGGGTCCTCGATCTGGCCCGCATCGAATCGAACGAACTGGAGCGGGAGGATCGCCGTGTTTCCATTCGCCCGTTCCTGAGAGATTTTCTAAAGCCACTGTCGAGCAGTGCCATGCGCAAAGGGATTTCGCTGGCGCTTGAGTTCAACTGTGAAGACGAAATCGTGATCGATCCAGTGGTGGTTCGCCAGGTCCTCTACAACCTTGTCGGCAATGCGATCAAGTATTGTGGCGGAGGCCGGGTGAGTGTTTCTGTCCGTTCGGATGAGGAGGAGCTTGTCCTTGCGGTTAAGGACCAGGGGCCGGGAATCAGCGAGGTCGAAAAAAAGAAGATTTTCCATCAGTTCCATCGTGTCCAGGATGGCGACGATGGCCGCGTCGAAGGCACTGGCCTCGGTCTGGCGATATGCCGCCGATTGGCGGATCTGGTCGGCGGGTCTCTGGAAGTGGAAAGCGTGGAGGGGCATGGGAGCACCTTCATCTTCCGAATGCCAGTTGGGAAACTCTCCAAAGAAAGCGAGTCGCAGCCCCCGCGGAAATTCGTTCCCTACAGTCCGTCGCCGGGTGCCTATGATAAGAATGCCCGGATCTTGGTGGTGGAAGACAACGAGCCCAATCGTGCATTCATTGAGGCCGTGGTGCGTTCCATCGGTCTTCCCTTCGATTCTTGCGAGAGCGGGGAAGAGGCCGTCGAGAAGTTCTGCCCGGGCGTTCACCGAGTTGTCCTCATGGATATTTATCTCCCCGGTTACAATGGCGATGAGGCGGCCAGAAAAATTCGCGAAAAGGCGGACGGAGAAAAAGTCTACATCATTGCGCAGACCGCTGGTGTCGCAAACAAGGATCGGGATCGCCCGCTCTTCGAGGGAATGGACGACTTCGTGCCAAAGCCGATTGGGCTTTCGACCTTCACGGAAGCCATCAAGCGAGGCCTCCGCGGCTCCCGCTCCTGAGAAGGCTGTCGGTCGCGGCCAGTTGGAGAGAAAACGTGGCCTGAACGATTAGGCTGATTGGCCGTCTTTGAATCCGTCAGCGTAGGCCGTAAAGACCATCTGAATGCGGTCGCGGATCTCCCGGAATGCAGCGAGAATCTCCTCTTCGCTCCCTGTGGCCTCTGCCGGGTCGGGAAAAGACCAGTGGTGACGGGTGACCTTGCCGGGAAAGACGGGGCAGGCCTCGGCGGCATTGTCGCACACCGTAATGACGATGTTGATACCGGTATCGAGAAACTCTTCGAGATGCTTGGAGGTGTGCCCGGAGATATCGATTCCGATTTCCTTCATGGCAGCGATGGCCTTCGGGTGTACGTATCCAGAGGGATTGGCGCCCGCGCTGTAGACTTCCATGGAGTCTCCCGCCGCTTCGCGGAGAAAGCCTTCGGCCATATGACTGCGGCAGGAGTTGCCGGTGCAAAGAATAAGAATCTTCGAGGGAATCATGTCTTTCAGAGTTCGGTATATTTGTCCGATCTCCCGCG encodes the following:
- a CDS encoding PAS domain-containing hybrid sensor histidine kinase/response regulator, translating into MTTDRAETSKTPSRLKGYWSWDLVNDHIRCSPTCLKIFGYGPERAVQSMAEAEKLIHEEDIDRYRENLRAHFEEGRPYQIHMRLLTGSGNYIKAISQGEAVRDADGKAVEMAGTLSAFDPTDLCDGDPKVGTLDCTEIITEIGEIARVGWWENDFTTNRVFWSEQVKKIHGVPIDFSPTYLEATEFMIEEDRAQFFDLVSDARKKLQSYDFVARIQTKDGKIRWLRSIGKPIVEKGICVGMRGVCQDVTKEKVAEQKAKEKDDRLKRALSFAQTGIFEWNLRTDEVHWDRGCCLINGIDADEMRLPIQKIRSKVHEDDLERFEEAIGSLKNVGDQFTMEHRIIGIDGVVRWVFVRAEIVESPGGVWRLVGMAIDITERQKAKEDLVQAKERADRANRAKSEFLAMMNHELRTPLSTIIGPCELALQIAEDPEIRRFLELSMESGRHLLDLINRVLDLARIESNELEREDRRVSIRPFLRDFLKPLSSSAMRKGISLALEFNCEDEIVIDPVVVRQVLYNLVGNAIKYCGGGRVSVSVRSDEEELVLAVKDQGPGISEVEKKKIFHQFHRVQDGDDGRVEGTGLGLAICRRLADLVGGSLEVESVEGHGSTFIFRMPVGKLSKESESQPPRKFVPYSPSPGAYDKNARILVVEDNEPNRAFIEAVVRSIGLPFDSCESGEEAVEKFCPGVHRVVLMDIYLPGYNGDEAARKIREKADGEKVYIIAQTAGVANKDRDRPLFEGMDDFVPKPIGLSTFTEAIKRGLRGSRS
- a CDS encoding arsenate reductase ArsC; this translates as MIPSKILILCTGNSCRSHMAEGFLREAAGDSMEVYSAGANPSGYVHPKAIAAMKEIGIDISGHTSKHLEEFLDTGINIVITVCDNAAEACPVFPGKVTRHHWSFPDPAEATGSEEEILAAFREIRDRIQMVFTAYADGFKDGQSA